From a region of the Tursiops truncatus isolate mTurTru1 chromosome 13, mTurTru1.mat.Y, whole genome shotgun sequence genome:
- the ZNF280A gene encoding zinc finger protein 280A translates to MAHAFLREEAQAPERPKKKMGGSRPRDEDDDSAEVIFVGVEHVNEDAETLFVRVISNSKPVISNILNRVTRDSSSTRKKGHVSQDTTYTLQPSNCRTLMSKAAAISPAFQSEWGNADSPIIFEPLSKPDYKMSSLQVVLHNSSELLSPWPHCLPGAAFSVGGKDKSPRDSKRRPTSDMDIYSGNPKRPKVSHGIPGGQALAVASPGILPTKNTSMTPEGVPTSSSHVHNGASFPWAHAYNQARYHVMDPDGARSLERLAKTDYSSLATQNKTVDPKKGNLIMLLDDFYYGRHPGDRQPEWKTHAAFKCLSCLKVLKNIKFMTHVKNHLEFEKQRDDGWEIHTTCRHCHRQFPTPFQLQCHIESVHTSQEPSVVCKICELSFETDQVLLQHMKVNHKPGEMPYVCQVCNYRSSAFADVEAHFRTWHENTNSLLCLFCLKIFKVTTSYVNHAWRHWNKRVFQCSKCRLQFLTLKEKMEHQTKNHQPFKKPEQLEGLPPETEVKIQTSVQPGPREAAPMIVTSTESRVSPEKTTKRVAMNTRYSRRIAAGVLAKNYVLPTSRNPKKLN, encoded by the coding sequence ATGGCACACGCCTTTCTGCGTGAGGAAGCACAAGCACCAGAACGACCAAAGAAGAAGATGGGAGGGTCCAGACCCAGAGACGAGGACGATGACAGTGCTGAGGTGATCTTTGTTGGAGTGGAGCATGTCAATGAAGATGCTGAAACCCTCTTTGTCAGAGTGATTTCAAATTCAAAGCCGGTCATTTCTAACATTTTGAACAGAGTGACCAGGGACTCATCCTCAACAAGAAAGAAGGGTCACGTGAGTCAAGATACGACTTACACATTGCAGCCTTCAAATTGCAGGACCCTGATGTCAAAGGCAGCAGCCATTTCACCGGCTTTTCAATCTGAATGGGGAAACGCAGATAGTCCTATTATTTTTGAGCCTTTGTCTAAACCTGATTATAAAATGAGCTCTCTGCAAGTCGTGCTTCACAATTCCTCAGAGTTGCTCTCTCCATGGCCTCATTGTCTACCTGGAGCTGCATTCTCGGTAGGAGGCAAGGATAAAAGTCCTCGTGATTCAAAGCGACGTCCCACTTCAGATATGGATATATACAGTGGGAATCCCAAAAGACCTAAAGTCAGCCATGGAATCCCAGGGGGACAGGCCttagctgtggcctctccaggtATCCTTCCTACAAAGAACACGAGTATGACCCCGGAAGGTGTCCCGACCTCGTCAAGCCATGTTCACAATGGGGCATCATTTCCATGGGCTCATGCATATAACCAGGCACGTTACCATGTTATGGATCCAGATGGAGCACGTAGCTTGGAAAGGCTGGCAAAAACAGACTATTCGAGTCTAGCAACTCAAAACAAGACTGTTGATCCCAAGAAAGGAAATCTGATCATGTTACTTGATGATTTTTACTACGGACGGCATCCAGGAGACAGGCAGCCAGAATGGAAGACCCACGCAGCCTTCAAATGCCTCAGCTGCTTGAAAGTCCTCAAAAATATCAAGTTTATGACCCACGTGAAGAACCATTTGGAATTTGAGAAGCAGAGGGATGACGGCTGGGAAATCCACACCACCTGCCGGCACTGCCACCGCCAGTTTCCCACCCCCTTCCAGCTGCAGTGTCACATTGAAAGTGTCCACACTTCCCAGGAGCCCTCTGTGGTCTGTAAAATCTGTGAATTGTCCTTCGAAACAGATCAGGTTCTCTTACAGCACATGAAGGTCAATCATAAACCTGGCGAAATGCCCTACGTGTGCCAGGTTTGCAATTACAGATCGTCAGCCTTTGCTGATGTGGAAGCACATTTCAGAACATGGCATGAAAACACAAACAGTTTGCTTTGTCTGTTTTGCCTCAAAATTTTCAAAGTGACGACATCCTACGTAAATCATGCTTGGAGGCACTGGAACAAGAGGGTCTTTCAATGTTCCAAGTGCCGGCTACAGTTTTTGACTTTGAAGGAGAAAATGGAGCACCAAACCAAGAATcatcaaccatttaaaaaaccAGAGCAACTGGAAGGGCTGCCTCCTGAAACAGAGGTCAAGATCCAAACTTCAGTTCAACCAGGACCAAGAGAGGCAGCACCCATGATTGTGACCAGCACTGAATCCCGAGTGTCACCTGAAAAAACTACCAAGAGGGTGGCTATGAACACTAGATATTCCAGACGTATTGCAGCAGGGGTTCTGGCTAAAAATTATGTTCTACCCACCTCCAGAAATCCCAAAAAGCTGAATTGA
- the PRAME gene encoding melanoma antigen preferentially expressed in tumors — protein sequence MVLMWPMLLEQICLQYSLLSRFFRVGIRAPPKLLELAVQSLLRDEALAIAALEELPAELFPPLFSAAFAGMHGQAVKAMVQAWPFPCLLLGALMKEHKPHLETFQAAIDGLDVLLAQEVRPRRWKLQVLDLRRNAHQDFWTVCSGTRAGVCSLLEPEVARPVRKRRRVEGARAWSKQTSAPVEVLIDLCLKEGTPDASLSYLLKKVKQRRGSLRLCCQKLRVFSMPMQNIRKILKLVQLDSVQDLEVNCTWKLATLGRFAPHLGQMVNLRRLLLSHIHMTPHAAPGMEERCVSQLACQFSSLQHLQELYLDSISFLEGRLHQVLRCLKNPLETLSITKCLISEADLMHLSQWPSISQLKDLSLSGVNLTSISSKPLWVLIEKASATLQDLDLDECGIMDSQFSALLPALSHCSQLTTFSFCGNPISMAVLESLLRHTVGLSKLSLVLYPAPLESYEDVHGTVHLGRLAHLHARLKQVLQELGLPSMVWFSGDPCPHCGDRTFYNPEPILCPCYMAT from the exons ATGGTTTTGATGTGGCCCATGCTCCTCGAACAAATATGCTTGCAg TACTCACTCTTGAGCAGATTCTTCAGGGTGGGCATCCGGGCCCCGCCGAAACTCCTGGAACTGGCCGTCCAGAGCCTGCTGAGGGATGAGGCCTTGGCCATCGCCGCTCTGGAGGAGCTGCCCGCTGAGCTCTTCCCACCCCTGTTCTCCGCGGCCTTTGCCGGGATGCACGGCCAGGCCGTGAAGGCGATGGTGCAGGCCTGGCCCTTCCCCTGCCTCCTGCTGGGGGCCCTGATGAAGGAGCACAAGCCTCACCTGGAGACCTTCCAAGCTGCAATCGACGGCCTGGATGTCCTGCTTGCCCAGGAGGTCCGCCCCAG GCGGTGGAAGCTGCAGGTGCTGGATTTGCGCCGGAACGCCCACCAGGACTTCTGGACCGTGTGTTCCGGCACCAGGGCTGGTGTGTGCTCACTGCTGGAGCCTGAGGTGGCCCGGCCCGTGAGGAAGAGGCGCCGGGTGGAAGGTGCAAGGGCGTGGTCGAAGCAGACCTCGGCCCCCGTGGAGGTGCTCATAGACCTGTGCCTCAAGGAGGGCACCCCCGATGCGTCCCTAAGCTACCTCCTGAAGAAGGTCAAGCAGAGGAGGGGCTCACTCCGCCTGTGCTGTCAGAAGCTGAGGGTCTTCTCCATGCCGATGCAGAACATCAGGAAGATCCTGAAGCTGGTGCAGCTCGACTCTGTCCAGGACCTGGAGGTGAACTGCACCTGGAAGCTGGCCACCCTGGGCAGGTTCGCGCCGCACCTGGGCCAGATGGTCAACCTGCGCCGGCTGCTCCTCTCGCACATCCACATGACGCCGCACGCCGCCCCCGGCATGGAGGAGCGTTGCGTCAGCCAGCTCGCCTGCCAGTTTTCCAGCCTGCAGCACCTGCAGGAGCTCTACCTGGATTCCATCTCCTTCCTTGAGGGCCGCCTGCACCAGGTGCTCAG gTGTCTGAAGAACCCCCTGGAGACCTTGTCGATTACCAAGTGCCTGATTTCAGAGGCAGACCTGATGCATCTGTCGCAGTGGCCAAGCATCAGCCAGCTGAAGGATCTGAGCCTTAGCGGGGTCAACCTGACCAGCATAAGCTCCAAGCCCCTCTGGGTCCTGATCGAGAAGGCCTCAGCCACCCTCCAGGACCTGGACCTGGACGAGTGTGGCATCATGGACTCCCAGTTCAGCGCCCTCCTGCCCGCCCTGAGCCACTGCTCCCAGCTCACCACCTTCAGCTTCTGCGGCAACCCCATCTCGATGGCTGTGCTGGAGAGCCTGCTGCGCCACACCGTGGGGCTGAGCAAGCTGAGCCTCGTGCTGTACCCCGCGCCCTTGGAGAGCTACGAGGACGTGCACGGCACCGTCCACCTGGGCCGCCTGGCGCACCTGCACGCCCGGCTCAAGCAGGTGCTGCAGGAGTTGGGGCTTCCCAGTATGGTCTGGTTCAGTGGCGACCCCTGTCCGCACTGTGGCGACAGGACCTTCTACAACCCAGAGCCCATCCTGTGCCCCTGTTACATGGCCACCTAG